In Vibrio syngnathi, the following proteins share a genomic window:
- a CDS encoding amino acid ABC transporter ATP-binding protein: protein MNNDLNNLKEMVKFKSLNKWYGDFHALKDIDLNIEQGEIVVICGPSGSGKSTLIRCINQLEPFESGELCVLEQVLPSKFNTPGQVGMVFQHFHLFPHLTVLENLTLSPIRTLKKSKREAEKLAMHYLERVHIAEQANKYPVQLSGGQQQRVAIARSLCMKPELLLFDEPTSALDPEMINEVLDVMVELASEGITMVCVTHEMGFAKQVADRVIFMDEGQIVESNTPQALFENPQHERTQAFLNQILTY from the coding sequence ATGAACAACGATTTGAACAATCTCAAGGAAATGGTTAAGTTTAAGTCACTTAACAAGTGGTATGGTGATTTTCATGCCCTAAAGGATATCGATTTAAATATTGAACAAGGAGAGATAGTGGTGATTTGCGGACCATCAGGTTCGGGTAAATCAACCTTAATCCGTTGTATCAATCAGCTAGAACCTTTCGAAAGCGGCGAGCTTTGCGTGTTAGAACAAGTGCTTCCGAGTAAATTCAACACACCTGGCCAAGTCGGAATGGTGTTTCAGCATTTTCATTTATTCCCCCATCTTACCGTGCTCGAAAACCTAACTCTGTCGCCTATTCGTACGCTTAAAAAAAGCAAACGAGAAGCCGAGAAGCTTGCAATGCACTATCTCGAGCGCGTACACATCGCTGAACAAGCCAACAAATACCCAGTGCAACTTTCTGGCGGTCAACAACAACGTGTAGCTATCGCCCGTTCGCTGTGCATGAAGCCTGAATTACTGCTTTTTGATGAACCGACTTCAGCGCTTGATCCGGAGATGATCAACGAAGTGCTCGACGTGATGGTTGAACTGGCGAGCGAAGGTATCACCATGGTGTGCGTGACCCACGAAATGGGCTTTGCGAAACAAGTGGCCGACCGCGTTATCTTCATGGATGAAGGACAAATTGTGGAATCGA
- a CDS encoding iron-containing alcohol dehydrogenase — translation MQFTYVNPTVIHFGQGQINAISQAVDTSKKVLVIYGGGSIKSNGVYDQVVASLKDHAWIEFAGVEANPTKETLDKAVALVKEENVEFIIAVGGGSVIDGSKYVAAAAKYDGDGWDILAGKHQVTEATPIGAVLTLPATGSESNMGAVITRKETQEKLAFMNPAVQPKFAVMDPDVMKSLPERQLINGLVDAWVHVCEQYITMPTDAMVQDGYAETLLKNLLVLGKQYDERDNDAWRANLMWTANQALNGLIGTGVPQDWATHMIGHEFTALWHVDHARSLAIVQPSLLRNQIEAKRGKLEQMGRNVFGLEAGADLAERTIAAIEAFYHSLDVPTMFDGYEATKAAAIDNVVAQLESHGYLQLGENQAITPEKTREILESAIY, via the coding sequence ATGCAATTTACTTATGTTAACCCTACAGTAATCCATTTCGGCCAAGGCCAAATCAATGCTATCAGCCAAGCAGTTGATACTTCAAAGAAAGTACTTGTCATCTACGGTGGCGGTTCAATCAAAAGCAACGGTGTTTACGACCAAGTTGTCGCTTCTCTAAAGGATCACGCTTGGATTGAGTTCGCTGGTGTTGAAGCTAACCCAACGAAAGAGACGCTAGATAAAGCCGTCGCTCTTGTTAAAGAAGAAAACGTAGAATTCATTATCGCTGTTGGCGGTGGTTCGGTAATCGACGGTTCTAAGTACGTTGCTGCAGCGGCTAAATACGACGGCGACGGTTGGGATATCCTAGCGGGCAAACATCAAGTAACAGAAGCCACTCCTATTGGTGCTGTACTGACCCTTCCTGCGACAGGTTCTGAATCTAACATGGGTGCGGTAATCACTCGTAAAGAGACTCAGGAGAAACTGGCATTCATGAACCCTGCGGTTCAGCCTAAATTTGCGGTTATGGACCCAGACGTAATGAAGTCTCTGCCAGAGCGCCAACTGATCAACGGTCTGGTGGATGCATGGGTTCACGTATGTGAGCAATACATCACAATGCCAACAGACGCGATGGTTCAAGACGGTTACGCAGAAACACTGCTTAAGAACCTACTTGTACTGGGTAAGCAATACGACGAGCGTGACAACGACGCATGGCGTGCAAACCTAATGTGGACTGCAAACCAAGCGCTTAACGGCCTGATTGGTACTGGCGTTCCTCAAGATTGGGCAACACACATGATTGGCCATGAGTTCACAGCACTATGGCACGTAGACCACGCGCGTTCTCTGGCGATTGTTCAACCTTCACTACTTCGTAACCAAATCGAAGCGAAGCGTGGCAAGCTAGAGCAAATGGGTCGTAACGTATTTGGCCTAGAAGCGGGTGCTGATTTAGCCGAGCGTACAATCGCGGCAATCGAAGCCTTCTACCACAGCCTAGACGTTCCAACGATGTTCGACGGTTACGAAGCAACTAAAGCAGCAGCAATCGACAACGTTGTTGCTCAACTTGAATCACACGGTTACCTGCAACTTGGCGAAAACCAAGCAATCACGCCAGAGAAAACGCGTGAGATTTTAGAGTCTGCGATTTACTAA
- a CDS encoding AraC family transcriptional regulator produces MKTLAQLLQSYVEHKGWDDLEGIRETEIGGVWLYRSRGGNQRQPFTYQSGIIMLGQGKKNIYIGDRPVTYAAGDYLVVGVPMPLECEALPVDGEPLLGLSINIDSQRLHSLVKKLEDQGFLESYCNKHKQNSSGLESTPMEEQMLESFTRLVKMLHCDIEANILGDAMVSEIVYRALTGSEGRVLFDLAHHDGHYARVAKALSKVHEEYDQTITVQSLANEANMSVSAFHNAFRNVTFESPLQYLKKVRLNKAKELIQLEGLRISDAARRVGYSSPSQFSREFKRHFNTTPRAI; encoded by the coding sequence ATGAAAACACTCGCGCAGTTGTTACAGTCTTATGTAGAACACAAAGGTTGGGATGATCTCGAAGGGATCAGAGAAACTGAAATTGGCGGAGTGTGGTTGTATAGAAGCCGTGGCGGGAATCAGCGTCAACCATTCACTTACCAGTCGGGTATTATCATGCTCGGGCAGGGCAAAAAGAACATCTACATTGGCGACAGACCCGTTACTTACGCTGCAGGTGATTACCTTGTGGTAGGTGTGCCAATGCCATTGGAGTGTGAAGCTTTACCGGTTGATGGCGAACCATTGCTTGGTTTGTCTATTAATATTGACTCTCAACGTTTGCACAGCTTGGTAAAAAAGTTAGAAGACCAAGGCTTTCTTGAGAGCTACTGCAATAAGCACAAACAGAATTCGAGCGGCTTAGAATCGACGCCAATGGAAGAGCAAATGCTAGAGAGCTTTACTCGATTGGTCAAAATGCTGCATTGCGACATCGAAGCCAACATATTGGGCGATGCCATGGTCAGCGAGATTGTCTACCGTGCACTAACTGGTTCAGAAGGGCGTGTGCTGTTTGATCTAGCCCATCATGACGGTCACTACGCACGTGTTGCTAAAGCGCTGTCTAAAGTGCATGAAGAATACGACCAAACCATCACTGTTCAATCGCTTGCCAACGAAGCCAACATGAGTGTGTCAGCCTTTCACAATGCATTCCGTAATGTCACTTTTGAATCTCCGCTGCAATACTTGAAAAAGGTCAGGCTCAACAAAGCCAAAGAACTTATTCAGCTAGAAGGCCTTCGCATCAGCGATGCTGCTCGCCGAGTCGGTTACTCGAGCCCATCCCAATTCAGCCGCGAATTTAAGCGCCACTTCAACACAACCCCAAGAGCGATTTAG
- a CDS encoding RidA family protein, with protein MSSDIIKISRNTENAPINSVSTQTVAFSHYNNFSAQLPVDPKTGEVVIGNIKDQAVQCLNNIKAIVESIDHVMDDVVKINVFVKNISDIDAIDEVYKSFFQNSLPTRTVVGVAALPNSDALVQMDALISNGEGTKPQAPCALVKVSRNTDNAPQSAVSTQTAAFSHYNNLSAQLPIDVTTGELVDGGIEAQTSQCLSNIKAILESIGHVMNDVVKTTIYVKNIADAEVVNEVCAKFFPSYVPARTVVNAAELPMGALIQIDTSVSHGDGTPPQLPEDTRLLVIEANNTVAAPFMPYSHTVAFSHYNHISGQLPLDPKTNQVVAGGVKEQAQQCLSNIKAIIESVDHSMDDTVKINIQLKDISDIDAVNEIYTTFFNADLPARTVVGVSEISMNALIQIDAVVSNCEGTPPQDVVA; from the coding sequence ATGAGTAGCGATATCATTAAAATTTCAAGAAATACTGAAAACGCACCAATTAATTCTGTATCTACACAAACGGTCGCTTTTTCTCATTATAATAACTTTTCAGCTCAATTACCTGTTGACCCTAAAACAGGTGAAGTCGTAATCGGTAATATTAAAGACCAAGCCGTACAATGCTTAAATAATATTAAGGCCATTGTTGAAAGCATCGACCATGTTATGGATGATGTTGTGAAGATTAATGTTTTCGTTAAGAATATTTCTGATATCGATGCTATTGATGAAGTTTACAAAAGCTTCTTCCAAAACAGCCTCCCTACACGCACAGTCGTGGGCGTAGCTGCGCTACCGAACAGTGACGCTTTAGTTCAAATGGATGCGCTTATTTCAAACGGCGAAGGCACTAAACCACAAGCACCTTGCGCGCTAGTTAAGGTATCAAGAAATACAGATAACGCGCCTCAAAGTGCTGTGTCCACTCAGACCGCGGCTTTTTCTCACTACAATAATCTTTCAGCTCAATTGCCTATCGATGTAACCACAGGTGAGTTGGTTGATGGTGGTATCGAAGCGCAAACGTCACAATGTCTATCAAACATTAAAGCTATTCTAGAAAGTATCGGTCATGTCATGAATGATGTGGTTAAAACGACTATCTACGTGAAAAATATCGCAGATGCGGAAGTGGTAAATGAAGTATGTGCTAAATTCTTCCCAAGCTACGTTCCTGCTCGTACCGTTGTTAACGCCGCTGAACTACCAATGGGCGCTTTAATTCAAATTGATACATCCGTTTCACATGGTGACGGTACACCGCCGCAATTACCAGAAGACACTCGCTTACTGGTTATTGAAGCTAATAATACTGTTGCTGCACCATTCATGCCTTATTCGCATACTGTTGCTTTTTCTCACTACAATCATATTTCAGGTCAATTACCTTTAGACCCGAAAACAAATCAAGTGGTTGCTGGTGGTGTAAAAGAGCAAGCTCAACAATGTTTGAGCAATATTAAGGCGATCATTGAAAGTGTTGACCACAGCATGGACGATACTGTGAAAATTAATATTCAACTTAAGGATATTTCAGATATTGATGCGGTGAACGAGATTTACACAACGTTCTTTAATGCTGATTTACCGGCAAGAACGGTAGTTGGGGTTTCAGAGATTTCTATGAATGCTCTAATTCAAATTGATGCAGTCGTTTCCAACTGCGAAGGTACACCACCACAAGACGTCGTTGCTTAA